In Modestobacter versicolor, a single genomic region encodes these proteins:
- the rpmG gene encoding 50S ribosomal protein L33, protein MAATDVRPKITLACQECKNRNYITRKNRRNDPDRIELKKYCPTDRKHTLHRETR, encoded by the coding sequence ATGGCAGCCACAGACGTCCGTCCGAAGATCACCCTGGCCTGCCAGGAGTGCAAGAACCGCAACTACATCACCCGCAAGAACCGGCGGAACGACCCCGACCGGATCGAGCTGAAGAAGTACTGCCCGACGGACCGCAAGCACACGCTGCACCGCGAGACCCGCTGA
- the rplL gene encoding 50S ribosomal protein L7/L12 yields the protein MAKLSTDALLDAFKEMTLLELSDFVKQFEETFEVTAAAPVAVAAAGPAGGGPAAEAPAEQDEFDVILEAAGDKKIQVIKEVRGLTSLGLKEAKDLVDNAPKPVLEKVAKDAAEKAKAALEGAGATVTVK from the coding sequence ATGGCCAAGCTGTCCACTGACGCCCTGCTCGACGCGTTCAAGGAGATGACCCTCCTGGAGCTGTCGGACTTCGTGAAGCAGTTCGAGGAGACCTTCGAGGTCACCGCCGCTGCGCCCGTCGCCGTCGCGGCTGCCGGCCCGGCCGGTGGCGGCCCCGCCGCCGAGGCCCCGGCCGAGCAGGACGAGTTCGACGTCATCCTCGAGGCTGCCGGCGACAAGAAGATCCAGGTCATCAAGGAGGTGCGCGGCCTGACCTCGCTCGGCCTCAAGGAGGCCAAGGACCTGGTCGACAACGCGCCGAAGCCGGTCCTGGAGAAGGTCGCCAAGGACGCCGCCGAGAAGGCCAAGGCCGCTCTCGAGGGCGCCGGCGCCACCGTCACCGTCAAGTAA
- the rplK gene encoding 50S ribosomal protein L11: MPPRKRLTAVIKLQINAGAATPAPPVGPALGQHGVNIMEFCKAYNAATESQRGNVIPVEISVYEDRSFTFVTKTPPAARMILKAAGVEKGSGEPHKTKVATITRDQVREIATTKMADLNANDLDQAEKIIAGTARSMGITVK; this comes from the coding sequence ATGCCCCCCAGGAAGCGGTTGACCGCGGTCATCAAGCTCCAGATCAACGCCGGTGCGGCCACCCCCGCACCGCCCGTGGGCCCGGCCCTCGGTCAGCACGGCGTGAACATCATGGAGTTCTGCAAGGCCTACAACGCGGCGACGGAGTCGCAGCGCGGCAACGTCATCCCCGTCGAGATCTCGGTCTACGAGGACCGGTCGTTCACCTTCGTCACCAAGACGCCGCCGGCCGCGCGGATGATCCTCAAGGCCGCCGGGGTCGAGAAGGGCTCGGGCGAGCCGCACAAGACCAAGGTCGCCACGATCACCCGTGACCAGGTCCGCGAGATCGCCACCACCAAGATGGCCGACCTCAACGCCAACGACCTCGACCAGGCCGAGAAGATCATCGCCGGCACCGCCCGGTCGATGGGCATCACGGTCAAGTGA
- a CDS encoding GGDEF and EAL domain-containing protein produces MTVAVGVPTFPSAWTTPSPWMVAVLLAVLVLTESVQLDLEVGKQTISLSPTEIAVVVGLVEVGGTWTAIARVVAIVAVMSWQGYPAAKLAFNAALGVAELAAALAVLSLFPPLDVTDPITWVSLAVATFVTHVVGMAGVGVAITLSQGFPGWSFWVAALPNTVVGPLSVVVGVIAMLLVEENSWAWSLIVPLLLGFIAIFRLSSRASRERRTVQRVYDFARRVELVSPDDEGTREIVRAVRELLNADRVALWLPPYLDEGPQLVVDGEGDPQWYEGPGDPDDLIRRRALVSDGEGPVLVSDARADEAELAALRRRGAREVLGAPVTTAAGEPGYLEVCDRRSDIVSFTSGDRGALESVLTHVNAAIRQQQLLSQIRHDADHDRLTGLPNRQRLAVEIDALLLAEPATARAGLVLAALDGYTNVTDTLGHAASDELLLVTAGLLREHAPPQALVARMEGGQFAVLLPGLSLPATERAARRLREAASTRARVAGLDLEVSLTIGVAAAPVHGSDAGTLIQRADVALLAAHSSGGVATYHPVLDQQSLRRLQLGTELETAMAEGQITVVFQPIIDTRTADIVSVETLVRWAHPRYGDIPPDDFISLAEQIGRIGPLTDHVLDRALDRCRRWLDQDIALSVAVNLSARCLAEPDLVARVRNALRHHGVPGELLTLELTEGSVVDDTVRNSTVLADLHALGLRLSMDDFGTGYSSLSQLRQLPIDELKIDKSFVLGMSTSQNESFIARSIVELAHNLGLRVVAEGVEDEVTRDLLAQMGCDKLQGFLVSRPLPEDRLEGWLLARTGVRSAAPGARHRRLFVRT; encoded by the coding sequence GTGACCGTTGCCGTAGGCGTGCCCACCTTCCCCTCGGCGTGGACCACCCCGTCACCGTGGATGGTCGCGGTCCTGCTCGCCGTGCTGGTGCTCACCGAGTCCGTCCAGCTGGACCTCGAGGTCGGCAAGCAGACGATCTCCCTGTCGCCCACCGAGATCGCCGTGGTGGTCGGCCTGGTCGAGGTCGGCGGCACGTGGACCGCGATCGCCCGCGTCGTCGCGATCGTCGCGGTGATGTCGTGGCAGGGGTACCCGGCGGCCAAGCTCGCCTTCAACGCCGCGCTCGGCGTCGCCGAGCTCGCCGCCGCGCTGGCCGTGCTCTCGCTCTTCCCCCCGCTGGACGTCACCGACCCGATCACCTGGGTGTCGCTGGCGGTCGCGACGTTCGTCACCCACGTGGTGGGGATGGCCGGCGTCGGGGTGGCGATCACCCTGAGCCAGGGCTTCCCCGGCTGGTCGTTCTGGGTCGCCGCCCTGCCGAACACCGTGGTCGGGCCGCTGAGCGTCGTCGTCGGCGTGATCGCCATGCTGCTGGTCGAGGAGAACAGCTGGGCGTGGTCCCTCATCGTCCCGCTGCTGCTCGGCTTCATCGCCATCTTCCGGCTCTCCAGCCGCGCCTCGCGCGAACGGCGGACCGTCCAGCGGGTGTACGACTTCGCCCGGCGGGTCGAGCTGGTCAGCCCCGACGACGAGGGCACCCGGGAGATCGTCCGGGCCGTCCGCGAGCTGCTCAACGCCGACCGGGTGGCCCTCTGGCTGCCGCCCTACCTGGACGAGGGGCCGCAGCTCGTCGTCGACGGCGAGGGCGACCCGCAGTGGTACGAGGGCCCGGGTGACCCCGACGACCTGATCCGCCGCCGCGCGCTGGTCTCCGACGGTGAGGGCCCGGTGCTCGTCTCCGACGCCCGCGCCGACGAGGCCGAGCTGGCCGCCCTCCGCCGGCGCGGCGCCCGCGAGGTGCTGGGCGCCCCGGTGACCACCGCCGCCGGCGAGCCGGGCTACCTCGAGGTCTGCGACCGGCGCTCGGACATCGTCAGCTTCACCTCCGGCGACCGCGGCGCGCTGGAGTCGGTGCTCACCCACGTCAACGCCGCGATCCGGCAGCAGCAGCTGCTGAGCCAGATCCGCCACGACGCCGACCACGACCGGCTGACCGGCCTGCCGAACCGCCAGCGCCTGGCCGTCGAGATCGACGCGCTGCTGCTGGCCGAGCCGGCGACCGCCCGGGCCGGCCTGGTCCTCGCCGCGCTCGACGGGTACACGAACGTCACCGACACCCTCGGCCACGCGGCCAGCGACGAGCTGCTGCTGGTCACCGCGGGGCTGCTCCGCGAGCACGCGCCGCCGCAGGCCCTCGTCGCCCGGATGGAGGGCGGCCAGTTCGCCGTCCTGCTGCCCGGCCTGTCGCTGCCGGCGACCGAGCGCGCTGCCCGCCGGCTGCGCGAGGCCGCCTCCACCCGGGCCCGGGTCGCCGGCCTGGACCTGGAGGTGTCGCTGACCATCGGGGTGGCGGCGGCCCCGGTGCACGGCTCGGACGCCGGCACGCTCATCCAGCGGGCCGACGTCGCGCTGCTCGCCGCGCACAGCTCCGGTGGGGTGGCCACCTACCACCCGGTGCTCGACCAGCAGAGCCTGCGCCGGCTGCAGCTGGGCACCGAGCTGGAGACGGCGATGGCCGAGGGTCAGATCACCGTGGTCTTCCAGCCGATCATCGACACCCGCACCGCCGACATCGTCTCGGTGGAGACGCTGGTCCGCTGGGCCCACCCGCGCTACGGCGACATCCCGCCGGACGACTTCATCAGCCTCGCCGAGCAGATCGGCCGGATCGGGCCGCTCACCGACCACGTGCTGGACCGGGCGCTGGACCGCTGCCGGCGCTGGCTGGACCAGGACATCGCGCTCTCGGTCGCGGTCAACCTCTCGGCCCGCTGCCTGGCCGAGCCCGACCTGGTCGCGCGGGTCCGCAACGCGCTGCGGCACCACGGCGTGCCCGGTGAGCTGCTGACCCTGGAGCTCACCGAGGGCAGCGTCGTCGACGACACCGTGCGCAACAGCACGGTGCTGGCCGACCTGCACGCCCTCGGGCTCCGGTTGTCGATGGACGACTTCGGCACCGGCTACTCGTCGCTGTCCCAGCTGCGCCAGCTGCCGATCGACGAGCTGAAGATCGACAAGTCCTTCGTGCTGGGCATGTCCACCAGCCAGAACGAGTCCTTCATCGCCCGGTCGATCGTCGAGCTCGCCCACAACCTCGGCCTGCGGGTGGTGGCCGAGGGCGTCGAGGACGAGGTCACCCGCGACCTGCTGGCCCAGATGGGCTGCGACAAGCTGCAGGGCTTCCTGGTCAGCCGCCCGCTCCCGGAGGACCGGCTGGAGGGCTGGCTGCTGGCCCGTACCGGCGTCCGCAGCGCGGCCCCCGGGGCCCGGCACCGCCGTCTGTTCGTCCGGACCTAG
- the secE gene encoding preprotein translocase subunit SecE, whose translation MSEKDGEPTDGAPADDELTAEQIDAETPGVDDAAELEAAEAEIADDAASDEDKVVATPTRRRRTASRPADKPTGSTRAGEGTRTRAAAERARAAELREKRSIGRFLREVVAELRKVIWPGRKELITYTTVVIVFVAVMVAIVAGLDILFAQGVLAVFG comes from the coding sequence GTGAGCGAGAAGGACGGCGAGCCCACCGACGGCGCTCCCGCCGACGACGAGCTGACCGCCGAGCAGATCGACGCCGAGACGCCGGGCGTCGACGACGCCGCCGAGCTCGAGGCCGCCGAGGCCGAGATCGCCGACGACGCCGCCTCGGACGAGGACAAGGTCGTCGCCACGCCCACCCGTCGTCGCCGGACCGCCAGCCGCCCGGCCGACAAGCCCACCGGCTCCACCCGGGCCGGTGAGGGCACCCGCACCCGGGCCGCCGCCGAGCGGGCCCGCGCCGCCGAGCTGCGCGAGAAGCGCAGCATCGGCCGGTTCCTGCGTGAGGTCGTCGCCGAGCTGCGCAAGGTGATCTGGCCCGGTCGCAAGGAGCTCATCACCTACACCACCGTGGTGATCGTGTTCGTCGCGGTCATGGTGGCGATCGTCGCCGGCCTGGACATCCTCTTCGCCCAGGGCGTGCTCGCCGTCTTCGGCTGA
- the rplA gene encoding 50S ribosomal protein L1: MAKHGKNYRKVAELVDAEALYSPLQATGLAKQTSTTKYDATVEVAIRLGVDPRKADQMVRGTVNLPHGTGKTARVIVFATGDKAAEAEAAGADVVGAEDLIERIQGGFLDFDAAIATPDQMAKVGRIARILGPRGLMPNPKTGTVTPDVTKAVNDIKGGKINFRVDKQANLHLVIGKTSFDQEKLVENYAAALDEVLRAKPSAAKGRYLRKVTISTTMGPGIPVDPNRTRNLTVDEPSA, translated from the coding sequence ATGGCGAAGCACGGCAAGAACTACCGCAAGGTCGCCGAGCTGGTCGACGCGGAGGCGCTGTACAGCCCGCTGCAGGCCACCGGTCTGGCCAAGCAGACCTCCACGACCAAGTACGACGCGACGGTTGAGGTCGCCATCCGGCTGGGTGTCGACCCCCGCAAGGCCGACCAGATGGTCCGCGGCACGGTCAACCTGCCCCACGGCACCGGCAAGACCGCCCGCGTCATCGTCTTCGCGACCGGTGACAAGGCCGCCGAGGCCGAGGCCGCCGGCGCCGACGTCGTGGGCGCCGAGGACCTGATCGAGCGCATCCAGGGCGGCTTCCTGGACTTCGACGCCGCGATCGCCACCCCCGACCAGATGGCCAAGGTCGGCCGGATCGCCCGCATCCTCGGCCCCCGCGGCCTGATGCCGAACCCGAAGACCGGCACCGTGACCCCCGACGTCACCAAGGCCGTCAACGACATCAAGGGCGGGAAGATCAACTTCCGCGTCGACAAGCAGGCCAACCTGCACCTGGTCATCGGCAAGACCTCCTTCGACCAGGAGAAGCTGGTGGAGAACTACGCCGCCGCGCTCGACGAGGTGCTCCGCGCGAAGCCGTCGGCCGCCAAGGGCCGGTACCTGCGGAAGGTCACCATCTCCACCACCATGGGCCCCGGCATCCCGGTCGACCCGAACCGCACCCGCAACCTGACGGTGGACGAGCCCTCCGCCTGA
- a CDS encoding MaoC family dehydratase N-terminal domain-containing protein — translation MALDAGLVGRSYPPSAVYEVGREKIAEFATALGDPDPVYRDPAAARAAGHPDVIAPPTFAIVLSLGAGNVVVEDPEVGIDYSRVVHGEQRFTHHRPVRAGDRLVATATIDAVRSVAGNDMLTTRVDLATEDGEPVCTTRSMLVARGTA, via the coding sequence ATGGCGCTGGACGCAGGACTGGTCGGGCGCAGCTACCCGCCCTCTGCCGTGTACGAGGTCGGGCGGGAGAAGATCGCCGAGTTCGCCACGGCGCTCGGTGACCCCGACCCGGTGTACCGCGACCCGGCCGCCGCCCGCGCCGCCGGGCACCCCGACGTGATCGCCCCGCCGACCTTCGCCATCGTGCTCAGCCTGGGCGCCGGCAACGTCGTGGTCGAGGACCCTGAGGTCGGGATCGACTACAGCCGGGTGGTGCACGGCGAGCAGCGCTTCACCCACCACCGCCCGGTGCGGGCCGGCGACCGGCTGGTCGCCACCGCGACCATCGACGCGGTGCGCAGCGTGGCCGGCAACGACATGCTCACCACCCGGGTCGACCTGGCCACCGAGGACGGCGAGCCGGTCTGCACCACCCGCTCGATGCTCGTGGCCCGGGGCACGGCATGA
- a CDS encoding M1 family aminopeptidase, with product MRRRPAVLLALLLTAGCTSDTSGTAAPASTAPVPSPPTGATGCPTERAAPDPDRPVVDLEFSLADDLRTVTGTETVVFTPDLPTDELVFRLVPNGPDATALGNQLTVDSVRGDDVARGGYEEAGATAPGGLYVVELADRLAAGESTEVELDFSLSLGGGGFERLGTAQDVSWFASGAPLLAWEPGVGWARDPFVALTGETASSPVSDTTISVEAPAALTVLMTGDQDEPSRPRDGRRTWTSHEPVARDVSVAVGSFTTAETQAGGVRVTTGVLPGSGLDPARQAQATGEAIEQLSARFGAFPYATLTVPWLPDLGGGIEYPSSILMATDDEVVLVHEVAHMWFYGMVGDSQFRDPWLDESFASYAESVAGDLAPARVSRLLALEGDVGGSMASFPDDRSYVTTVYGKGAAMLLTAREQAGAEAFDAAVRCYVDATAWSIATPDDVAAALADLPAALAVLQQAGALDADDLPD from the coding sequence GTGCGCCGTCGTCCCGCCGTCCTGCTCGCACTGCTGCTGACCGCGGGCTGCACCAGCGACACCTCCGGCACGGCCGCCCCGGCGAGCACGGCGCCGGTGCCGTCGCCGCCCACCGGTGCCACCGGGTGCCCCACCGAGCGCGCCGCCCCCGACCCCGACCGGCCGGTGGTCGACCTGGAGTTCTCCCTCGCCGACGACCTGCGCACCGTCACCGGCACCGAGACCGTCGTCTTCACCCCCGACCTGCCCACCGACGAGCTGGTCTTCCGGCTGGTGCCCAACGGCCCCGACGCCACGGCGCTGGGCAACCAGCTCACCGTCGACTCCGTGCGCGGTGACGACGTCGCGCGCGGCGGGTACGAGGAGGCCGGCGCGACGGCGCCCGGCGGGCTCTACGTCGTGGAGCTGGCCGACCGGCTGGCGGCGGGGGAGTCCACCGAGGTCGAGCTGGACTTCTCGCTGTCCCTCGGGGGCGGCGGCTTCGAGCGGCTCGGCACCGCGCAGGACGTCTCCTGGTTCGCCAGCGGCGCACCGCTGCTGGCGTGGGAGCCGGGCGTCGGCTGGGCCCGCGACCCGTTCGTGGCGCTGACCGGCGAAACGGCCAGCAGCCCGGTCAGCGACACCACGATCTCCGTCGAGGCCCCGGCCGCGCTGACCGTGCTGATGACCGGTGACCAGGACGAGCCGAGCCGCCCGCGGGACGGCCGCCGCACCTGGACCTCGCACGAGCCCGTGGCCCGCGACGTCAGCGTCGCCGTGGGCTCCTTCACCACCGCGGAGACCCAGGCAGGCGGCGTCCGCGTGACCACCGGCGTGCTGCCCGGCTCCGGCCTCGACCCGGCGCGGCAGGCCCAGGCCACCGGCGAGGCGATCGAGCAGCTCAGCGCCCGCTTCGGCGCGTTCCCCTACGCGACCCTGACCGTGCCGTGGCTGCCCGACCTCGGCGGCGGCATCGAGTACCCGTCGTCGATCCTGATGGCCACCGACGACGAGGTCGTGCTGGTCCACGAGGTCGCGCACATGTGGTTCTACGGGATGGTCGGCGACTCCCAGTTCCGCGACCCGTGGCTGGACGAGTCCTTCGCCAGCTACGCCGAGTCGGTCGCCGGCGACCTGGCGCCGGCCCGGGTGTCCCGGCTGCTCGCGCTCGAGGGCGACGTCGGCGGCTCGATGGCCTCGTTCCCCGACGACCGCAGCTACGTGACCACGGTGTACGGCAAGGGCGCCGCCATGCTGCTCACCGCCCGCGAGCAGGCCGGCGCGGAGGCGTTCGACGCGGCGGTGCGGTGCTACGTGGACGCGACGGCCTGGTCGATCGCCACCCCGGACGACGTCGCGGCGGCGCTGGCCGACCTGCCCGCCGCGCTCGCCGTGCTCCAGCAGGCCGGCGCGCTGGACGCCGACGACCTGCCGGACTGA
- the rplJ gene encoding 50S ribosomal protein L10 — protein MPTQAKNAAIEEISQRFQDSSAAVLTEYRGLTVAQLTQLRRSLGAGSSYAVVKNTLTKRAADQVGHSDLAPLLTGPTAIAFIEGDPVEAAKAIRDFSRANPLLVIKGGVVEGRTVDAAEVSRLADVEPREVLLAKLAGAMKGNLTKAAGLFQAPLSQVARLAAALQEKKEAAGESLPAAEAPADDTAAADTTPETTDAAADTAASTD, from the coding sequence ATGCCCACTCAGGCCAAGAACGCGGCGATCGAGGAGATCAGCCAGCGTTTCCAGGACTCGAGCGCAGCGGTGCTCACCGAGTACCGCGGGCTGACCGTGGCGCAGCTGACCCAGCTGCGTCGTTCCCTCGGTGCGGGCAGCAGCTACGCCGTCGTCAAGAACACCCTGACGAAGCGGGCGGCGGACCAGGTCGGTCACTCCGACCTGGCCCCGCTGCTCACCGGCCCCACCGCGATCGCCTTCATCGAGGGCGACCCGGTCGAGGCCGCCAAGGCCATCCGCGACTTCTCCCGCGCCAACCCGCTGCTCGTCATCAAGGGCGGCGTGGTCGAAGGCCGCACGGTCGACGCTGCCGAGGTCTCGCGCCTCGCCGACGTCGAGCCCCGTGAGGTCCTGCTGGCCAAGCTGGCCGGCGCGATGAAGGGCAACCTGACCAAGGCCGCCGGGCTGTTCCAGGCCCCGCTGTCCCAGGTCGCCCGGCTGGCTGCCGCGCTGCAGGAGAAGAAGGAGGCGGCCGGCGAGAGCCTGCCCGCCGCCGAGGCTCCCGCCGACGACACCGCTGCTGCTGACACCACCCCCGAGACCACCGATGCTGCCGCGGACACCGCGGCCAGCACCGACTGA
- a CDS encoding pilus assembly protein TadG-related protein, with protein sequence MRPGRQATDPEEGSTLPFVLVCWLVAALMVFGAIAASDAFLEQQEVQSICDGAALAAANDADEAAVYSLGVGAQLPLGRAAAEAAVADQLADAGVQLDAWSAETDGLEVTVRCTRSVQIAFDWLFLGGQPLERTAVASARAPTAP encoded by the coding sequence GTGCGACCGGGCAGGCAGGCGACCGACCCCGAGGAGGGGTCGACGCTGCCGTTCGTGCTGGTCTGCTGGCTGGTGGCCGCGCTCATGGTCTTCGGGGCCATCGCCGCCTCGGACGCCTTCCTGGAGCAGCAGGAGGTCCAGTCGATCTGCGACGGCGCGGCCCTCGCCGCGGCGAACGACGCCGACGAGGCCGCCGTCTACTCCCTGGGGGTGGGCGCGCAGCTGCCGCTGGGCCGGGCCGCCGCCGAGGCGGCGGTCGCCGACCAGCTGGCCGACGCGGGCGTGCAGCTGGACGCGTGGTCGGCCGAGACCGACGGGCTCGAGGTGACCGTGCGCTGCACCCGGTCGGTCCAGATCGCCTTCGACTGGCTGTTCCTGGGCGGGCAACCGCTGGAACGCACCGCGGTCGCCAGCGCCCGGGCCCCGACGGCCCCGTGA
- the nusG gene encoding transcription termination/antitermination protein NusG: protein MTDPREPFETDSAVEGIDLDDARADVRGSADLETGAGETGAAEGSTDTADQDTASGTADVVPEIESGGRDTLVADPLAEPAPDHDPLVTETLEAAAEADEDPADALRKTLKTQFGDWYVIHSYAGYENKVKTNLESRITSLDMEDYIFQIEVPTEEVTEIKNGKRVQVNRKKLPGYLLVRMDLNDESWGAVRNTPGVTGFVGATSRPSPLSIDEVVNLLVPATTAKPAAAAEATPTAGPSTVVEFEVGESITVMDGPFATLPATINEINPEQQKLQVLVSIFGRETPVELSFTQVAKI from the coding sequence GTGACTGACCCCCGCGAGCCCTTCGAGACCGACAGCGCGGTCGAGGGCATCGACCTCGACGACGCGCGCGCGGACGTGCGCGGCAGCGCCGACCTCGAGACGGGCGCCGGCGAGACCGGGGCCGCCGAGGGCTCGACCGACACCGCGGACCAGGACACCGCCTCCGGTACGGCCGACGTCGTCCCGGAGATCGAGTCCGGTGGCCGCGACACGCTCGTCGCCGACCCGCTGGCCGAGCCGGCCCCCGACCACGACCCGCTGGTGACCGAGACCCTCGAGGCCGCGGCCGAGGCGGACGAGGACCCGGCCGACGCGCTGCGGAAGACGCTGAAGACCCAGTTCGGCGACTGGTACGTGATCCACTCCTACGCGGGCTACGAGAACAAGGTGAAGACCAACCTCGAGTCCCGGATCACGTCGCTGGACATGGAGGACTACATCTTCCAGATCGAGGTGCCCACCGAGGAGGTCACCGAGATCAAGAACGGCAAGCGGGTGCAGGTCAACCGGAAGAAGCTGCCCGGCTACCTGCTCGTCCGGATGGACCTCAATGACGAGTCGTGGGGCGCGGTGCGCAACACCCCCGGCGTCACCGGCTTCGTCGGGGCCACCTCCCGCCCCTCGCCGCTGAGCATCGACGAGGTCGTCAACCTCCTGGTGCCGGCGACCACCGCGAAGCCCGCGGCCGCTGCCGAGGCCACCCCGACCGCCGGCCCCAGCACGGTCGTCGAGTTCGAGGTCGGCGAGAGCATCACCGTCATGGACGGCCCGTTCGCCACGCTGCCGGCCACCATCAACGAGATCAACCCGGAGCAGCAGAAGCTCCAGGTCCTCGTCTCCATCTTCGGCCGCGAGACGCCGGTCGAACTGTCGTTCACCCAGGTCGCCAAGATCTGA
- a CDS encoding pyridoxal phosphate-dependent aminotransferase, whose amino-acid sequence MTTAPVPGPTPPVPAPPPAERRVSRRVAGITPSATLAVDARAKELRAAGSPVIGFAAGEPDFPTAPHVVEAARAAALEPRYHRYTPAGGLPELKEAIAAKTLRDSGVSVRPADVLVTNGGKQAVHEALATLLDPGDEVLLPTPYWTTYPEAVRLAGGVPVPVEADEASGYLVSVGQLEAARTPRTKLLLFCSPANPTGAVQPAEEVAEIGRWALETGLWVLTDEIYEHLVYGGATAPSLPALVPELQSRCVVVNGVAKTYAMTGWRVGWLIGPADVVSAATALHSHSTSNVANVSQAAAVAALTGDQSGVAVMREAFDRRRKTVVGMLRQIPGIACPEPQGAFYVYPSVRALLGRPIAGRTVHTSLELAELLLEQAQVAVVPGEAFGTPGYLRLSYALGDDDLVEGVTRMQQLLGSAG is encoded by the coding sequence ATGACCACCGCTCCCGTCCCGGGGCCCACCCCGCCGGTGCCGGCCCCGCCGCCGGCCGAGCGCCGCGTGTCCCGGCGCGTCGCCGGCATCACGCCGTCGGCGACGCTGGCCGTGGACGCCCGGGCCAAGGAGCTGCGCGCCGCCGGCTCCCCGGTGATCGGCTTCGCGGCGGGCGAGCCGGACTTCCCGACCGCGCCGCACGTGGTCGAGGCCGCCCGCGCGGCCGCGCTGGAGCCCCGGTACCACCGCTACACCCCCGCGGGCGGGCTGCCGGAGCTCAAGGAGGCCATCGCCGCCAAGACGCTGCGCGACTCCGGGGTCTCCGTCCGGCCGGCCGACGTGCTGGTCACCAACGGCGGCAAGCAGGCCGTCCACGAGGCGCTGGCCACCCTGCTCGACCCGGGCGACGAGGTCCTGCTGCCGACGCCGTACTGGACCACCTACCCGGAGGCCGTCCGGCTCGCCGGCGGCGTCCCGGTGCCGGTCGAGGCCGACGAGGCCAGCGGCTACCTGGTCTCGGTCGGCCAGCTGGAGGCGGCTCGGACCCCGCGTACCAAGCTGCTGCTGTTCTGCTCCCCGGCCAACCCCACCGGCGCGGTGCAGCCCGCCGAGGAGGTCGCCGAGATCGGCCGCTGGGCGCTGGAGACCGGGCTGTGGGTGCTCACCGACGAGATCTACGAGCACCTCGTCTACGGCGGCGCCACGGCCCCGTCCCTGCCCGCACTGGTGCCCGAGCTGCAGTCGCGCTGCGTCGTCGTCAACGGGGTGGCGAAGACCTACGCGATGACCGGCTGGCGGGTCGGCTGGCTGATCGGCCCGGCGGACGTCGTCTCGGCCGCCACGGCCCTGCACTCGCACTCCACGTCCAACGTCGCGAACGTCTCCCAGGCGGCCGCGGTGGCCGCGCTGACCGGCGACCAGTCCGGGGTGGCGGTGATGCGCGAGGCCTTCGACCGCCGGCGGAAGACCGTGGTCGGCATGCTGCGGCAGATCCCGGGGATCGCCTGCCCGGAGCCGCAGGGTGCGTTCTACGTCTACCCCTCGGTGCGGGCGCTGCTCGGCCGGCCGATCGCCGGGCGCACCGTGCACACCAGCCTGGAGCTCGCCGAGCTGCTGCTGGAGCAGGCGCAGGTCGCGGTCGTCCCGGGTGAGGCGTTCGGTACCCCGGGATACCTGCGGCTGTCCTACGCCCTCGGTGACGACGACCTGGTCGAGGGCGTCACCCGGATGCAGCAGCTGCTCGGCTCGGCGGGCTGA
- a CDS encoding MaoC family dehydratase — MTLRLADVEVGTELPEQVSRVTRADLVRYAGASGDLNVIHWNERVAREVGLPGVIAHGMLTAGIAVRAVTRWVGDPGAVVDYQVRFSRPVVVPDDDTGAELTVRGRVAQVGEDGRVRVDLTVTSGGEKVLSLARAVVALG; from the coding sequence ATGACCCTCCGCCTCGCCGACGTCGAGGTCGGCACCGAGCTGCCCGAGCAGGTCTCCCGGGTCACCCGCGCGGACCTGGTGCGCTACGCCGGCGCGTCCGGCGACCTGAACGTCATCCACTGGAACGAGCGGGTCGCCCGGGAGGTCGGCCTGCCCGGCGTCATCGCGCACGGCATGCTCACCGCCGGCATCGCGGTCCGCGCCGTCACCCGGTGGGTCGGTGACCCGGGCGCCGTCGTCGACTACCAGGTGCGGTTCAGCCGGCCGGTCGTCGTCCCCGACGACGACACCGGCGCCGAGCTCACCGTGCGCGGACGGGTCGCCCAGGTCGGCGAGGACGGCCGGGTCCGCGTCGACCTGACTGTGACCAGCGGTGGGGAGAAGGTCCTCTCCCTGGCCCGCGCCGTCGTCGCGCTCGGCTGA